One genomic window of Salvelinus alpinus chromosome 9, SLU_Salpinus.1, whole genome shotgun sequence includes the following:
- the irx5b gene encoding iroquois-class homeodomain protein IRX-5b, with the protein MAYPQGFLFQPSVSLALHSCPPFSSSVILGRPRTDEMGRPSSGSAFAPYAGSPAFNGSSPGFNSYLQYSGEQRAAMNSFVGSAYDPSAGITGSLEYHPFGGALGPYPYGDPAYRKNATRDATSTLKAWLNEHRKNPYPTKGEKIMLAIITKMTLTQVSTWFANARRRLKKENKMTWNPRNRSEDEEEDDNIDLEKNDDDDEPLKPTAEIGSKNEADGHHPYPVGISREKEDNSSNDMEPVLTDPDLKDHGDRRVPEMLGPTTTASPLNVHLGAERDSDSADTASPPAPRRNDTGNSSNATSVIDSPLPAPKPKLWSLAEIATSSDKCKGCSDGAQNVPRQLRTEIPARVSSPPRAALQNHFPHSAALSRHVYYTSPFFQGYSNYHGAFGQLHSPGSNVGSATHLNGLHQTMLHRAEALARDSKARSQTQIDLCKDLRYELKKGMTHV; encoded by the exons ATGGCGTATCCTCAAGGCTTTCTCTTCCAACCGTCGGTTTCTCTGGCTCTCCATTCCTGTCCCCCGTTCAGTTCCAGTGTGATTTTAGGAAGACCGAGGACAGATGAAATGGGCCGGCCGTCTTCAGGCTCAGCCTTCGCGCCGTACGCGGGATCACCGGCGTTCAATGGCTCATCGCCAGGCTTCAACTCTTACCTTCAGTACAGCGGAGAGCAGAGGGCGGCAATGAACTCGTTTGTG GGTTCCGCGTATGATCCTTCAGCCGGCATCACTGGCTCTTTAGAATATCACCCGTTTGGTGGTGCATTGGGCCCCTATCCATATGGCGACCCTGCATACAGGAAAAATGCAACACGGGATGCGACTTCCACTCTCAAAGCGTGGCTCAATGAACATCGCAAAAACCCTTACCCCACCAAGGGCGAGAAGATCATGCTGGCAATCATCACCAAGATGACCCTTACCCAAGTGTCCACCTGGTTCGCTAACGCCAGAAGACGTTTGAAGAAAGAGAACAAAATGACGTGGAACCCGAGGAATAGAagtgaggatgaggaagaggatgacaACATTGACCTGGAGAAGAATGACGACGACGACGAGCCACTCAAGCCCACAGCAGAAATTGGGTCGAAAAATGAAGCAG ATGGACATCATCCATATCCTGTGGGAATCTCCCGTGAGAAAGAGGACAATAGCAGCAATGATATGGAACCTGTCTTAACTGATCCGGATTTAAAGGACCATGGGGACAGGAGAGTGCCCGAGATGCTGGGTCCCACTACCACAGCATCTCCTCTAAACGTGCACCTTGGAGCGGAGAGGGATTCAGACTCAGCGGACACTGCAAGTCCACCTGCACCGAGGCGTAATGACACAGGCAACTCCAGCAATGCCACGTCAGTGATTGACTCGCCCCTTCCAGCCCCAAAACCTAAACTGTGGTCGCTGGCGGAGATTGCAACTTCTTCGGACAAATGTAAAGGATGTAGCGATGGTGCCCAGAACGTGCCCCGACAATTGCGCACAGAGATTCCGGCCCGTGTGTCATCTCCACCGCGAGCCGCTCTTCAGAATCATTTCCCTCACAGCGCAGCCCTTTCAAGACATGTCTATTATACATCTCCCTTTTTCCAGGGTTACTCAAACTATCATGGCGCTTTTGGACAGCTGCACAGCCCCGGATCCAACGTGGGGTCAGCGACACATTTAAATGGATTACATCAAACTATGTTACACAGAGCCGAGGCACTGGCAAGAGATAGCAAAGCCAGGAGCCAAACACAGATAGATCTTTGTAAAGACTTGAGATATGAACTTAAGAAAGGTATGACACATGTTTAG
- the LOC139584387 gene encoding ankyrin repeat domain-containing protein 27-like isoform X2 — protein sequence MAVYDENLLKNPFYLALEKQRPDLCSRVAELHGIVLVPCCGSLTLGAYTAAQFETYVLHPSGEGYQTVDGKELTIQDSLVRLGLGFQAPANVPILFEETFYNEKEQSYSILCIARPIDTDQSPVEVTPSPAPYYLKNVEDVREFLGCHVEKLDKFISSFCHSFKEQEKKGLRHHIDSVNSLYTKCLQCLLRDSRLKLLVKQELQMTLLKQAVEMYIHHGIYDFIFNFVGTLEASQDSAFNKTTRGLQDLQQKDFGVKSEFSINIPRAKRELSQLNRCTSPLHKLLCLRKVSLTIMQSPSHSVSLEALCADDLLSVILYLLVKTEIPNWMANLSYIKNFHFCNSTKEELSYCLTSFEAAVEFIRQGNFGLSQGRVGLGDLNDKVHFTQKINLLSQNSATPIDRLFQHIANGNEVEVQRVLSENQSDRVKGCHPLCSCDHCELRLSGSLNDPSIITPFSRDDRGYTPLHIAAICGQSLLIDLLVSKGALVNATDYHALSPLHLSCQKGYQRVTLLLLHYKAYSGAQDNNGNTPLHLACMYGHEDCVKALVYYDLHMCRLNIQNDKGDTPLHIAARWGYEGIIEVLLQNGASTTIYNKVNDSPLQCALNSKILMLLELSHNVSHRRENNDSPNRSPQASDCSSRRSSVSSTTSQSAEARPDGDRVRHKEVEKLLRAVADGDIEMVRYLLEWLDEEPEEQHAGLPSWTELCHPLCQCPHCGPTQKLACLQASGLSVNSSSVDGFTPLHVAALHGHTALVSLFSRHEANVDARNSQSATPLHLASQNNHIQVVTSLLECNAKLNKKDHYGNTPLIHACLRGHLDTATILLQSNASVNLSNNQGNTALHEAVRGGHLVLVELLLQAGALVHMRNRRQRTALDCGKETGGKNTEILRILQKASGLSPDAEPIKLLSVPKGALAHSFVQRFKLHQHNTNGRCQKLAQSINRVEQMKKGLPSVPSINSPTAQRRKLRRGVTLESSGPFSSSPEGSPPPGYHRDSERVLSHCHTVDTEHPLFPQWARDLRHTGEVKVDTHVAEDRSHTDTPGEPDILDVSCSQLMAVQIHTHSQRPL from the exons CACTGGAGAAGCAGAGACCCGACCTGTGCAGCAGAGTGGCAGAGCTACATGGCATT GTTTTGGTGCCATGCTGTGGAAGCCTAACCCTTGGTGCATACACAGCAGCCCAGTTTGAAACCTACGTTTTACACCCATCTGGAGAAGGGTATCAGACTGTAGATGGAAAG GAGCTGACCATCCAGGACAGCTTGGTGAGACTGGGCTTAGGGTTCCAGGCCCCAGCCAATGTGCCCATCCTGTTTGAGGAGACCTTCTACAATGAGAAGGAGCAGAGCTACAGTATCCTCTGTATCGCCAGGCCCATCGACACCGACCAAAGCCCAG TGGAGGTGACGCCCAGCCCAGCCCCGTACTATCTGAAGAATGTGGAGGATGTCAGGGAGTTCCTGGGCTGCCATGTTGAGAAACTGGACAAGTTCATCAGCAGCTTTTGCCACTCATTTAAGGAGCAGGAAAAGAAGGGACTGCGACACCACATC GACTCTGTGAATTCTCTTTATACTAAATGTCTTCAGTGCCTGTTGAGAGACTCGCGCCTG AAATTGCTGGTCAAACAGGAGCTCCAGATGACTCTCCTCAAACAGGCGGTTGAG ATGTATATACATCATGGTATCTATGATTTCATCTTTAATTTTGTGGGGACTCTTGAAGCCAGCCAG GATTCTGCCTTCAACAAAACCACCAGAGGCCTGCAGGACCTGCAGCAGAAAGACTTTGGGGTCAAATCTGAATTTAG TATAAATATCCCTCGGGCCAAGAGGGAGCTGAGCCAGTTGAACCGCTGCACCTCTCCTCTACACAAACTGCTCTGCCTCAGGAAGGTGTCTCTCACAATCATGCAGTCCCCCAGCCACTCcg TTAGCTTAGAGGCTCTGTGTGCAGACGACCTTCTGTCTGTGATTCTGTACTTACTGGTGAAGACGGAAATCCCCAATTG GATGGCCAACCTGAGCTACATCAAGAACTTCCATTTCTGTAATTCCACCAAGGAGGAGCTGAGCTACTGCCTGACGTCGTTCGAGGCCGCCGTGGAGTTCATCAGACAGGGAAACTTCGGCCTGAGCCAGGGACGCGTG GGCTTAGGTGACCTGAACGACAAAGTGCATTTCACCCAGAAGATAAACCTGCTCTCCCAGAACTCTGCTACCCCCATAGACCGTCTGTTTCAG CACATAGCCAATGGTAACGAGGTGGAGGTCCAGCGTGTGTTGAGTGAGAACCAGAGTGACAGGGTAAAGGGGTGCCACCCCCTCTGCTCCTGTGACCACTGTGAGCTCCGTCTCTCTGG GAGCCTGAATGACCCCTCCATCATAACTCCCTTCTCTCGAGACGACAGGGGATACACTCCACTTCACATCGCTGCTATCTGCG GTCAGTCCCTGTTGATCGACCTGCTAGTGTCTAAGGGAGCTCTGGTGAATGCCACAGACTACCATGCCCTCTCACCCCTACACCTCTCCTGCCAGAAGGGCTACCAGCGAGTCACG CTGCTGCTCTTGCACTATAAGGCTTACTCCGGTGCCCAGGATAACAATGGCAACACTCCTCTGCACCTGGCCTGTATGTACGGACACGAGGAT TGTGTTAAAGCCCTGGTGTACTACGACCTGCACATGTGCCGTCTGAACATCCAGAATGACAAAGGCGACACCCCCCTGCACATCGCAGCCCGGTGGGGCTACGAGGGCATCATTGAGGTGCTGCTGCAGAACGGAGCCAGCACCACCATCTACAACAAGGTCAACGACTCTCCACTACAATGTGCCCTCAACTCTAAG ATTCTGATGCTATTGGAGTTGTCCCACAACGTCTCTCATAGAAGAGAGAACAATGAT tcCCCAAACCGTTCCCCCCAGGCCTCTGACTGCAGCAGCCGCCGCTCCTCTGTTTCCAGCACCACCTCCCAGAGCGCCGAGGCCAGACCCGACGGAGACAGGGTCCGACACAAAGAG GTGGAGAAGTTGCTTCGTGCGGTGGCGGATGGAGACATAGAGATGGTGCGGTACCTGTTGGAGTGGTTGGACGAGGAACCAGAGGAGCAGCATGCAGGGCTGCCATCCTGGACAGAACTGTGCCACCCACTGTGCCAGTGTCCACACTGTGGACCAACACAGAAG TTGGCGTGCCTGCAGGCCAGTGGTCTGAGTGTGAACAGCAGTAGTGTGGATGGCTTCACTCCCCTCCACGTCGCAGCGCTCCATGGTCACACAGCCCTGGTGTCCCTGTTCAGCCGCCACGAGGCCAATGTTGACGCACGCAACAGCCAGAGCGCCACGCCACTGCACCTGGCCAGCCAGAACAACCACATACAG GTAGTAACATCACTGCTGGAGTGCAACGCCAAGCTGAATAAGAAGGATCACTATGGCAACACTCCTCTGATCCACGCCTGCCTGAGAGGTCACCTGGACACAGCCACTATCCTgctacag AGCAATGCGTCAGTGAACCTGTCCAACAACCAGGGGAACACGGCCCTGCATGAGGCTGTGAGGGGAGGTCACCTGGTTCTGGTGGAGCTGTTACTGCAGGCTGGAGCCCTGGTCCACATGAGGAACCGGAGACAGAGGACAGCACTGGACTGTGGCAAGGAGACTGGGGGCAAG AACACTGAGATCCTGAGGATTCTTCAGAAGGCTTCTGGACTCTCCCCTGATGCTGAACCAATCAAACTGCTCTCTGTGCCCAAGGGGGCTTTGG CCCATTCATTTGTCCAGAGGTTCAAGCTCCATCAGCATAATACCAATGGAAGATGTCAGAAGCTGGCCCAGTCAATCAACAG AGTTGAGCAGATGAAGAAAGGTCTTCCCAGTGTGCCTTCCATCAACTCACCCACTGCCCAGAGGAGGAAGCTGAGACGGGGGGTGACCCTGGAGAGCAGTGGACCTTTCAGCTCCAGCCCAGAGGGAAGCCCCCCGCCTGGGTACCACAGGGACAGCGAGAGGGTCCTGAGTCACTGTCACACCGTGGACACAGAGCACCCCCTATTCCCTCAGTGGGCCCGGGACCTGAGACACACAGGAGAGGTTAAGGTGGACACACATGTAGCCGAAGACcgttcacacacagacactcccGGTGAGCCTGACATACTTGACGTGTCATGTTCACAGCTGATGGCcgttcaaatacacacacacagccaacgaCCCCTCTAA
- the LOC139584387 gene encoding ankyrin repeat domain-containing protein 27-like isoform X1, protein MAVYDENLLKNPFYLALEKQRPDLCSRVAELHGIVLVPCCGSLTLGAYTAAQFETYVLHPSGEGYQTVDGKELTIQDSLVRLGLGFQAPANVPILFEETFYNEKEQSYSILCIARPIDTDQSPVEVTPSPAPYYLKNVEDVREFLGCHVEKLDKFISSFCHSFKEQEKKGLRHHIDSVNSLYTKCLQCLLRDSRLKLLVKQELQMTLLKQAVEMYIHHGIYDFIFNFVGTLEASQDSAFNKTTRGLQDLQQKDFGVKSEFSINIPRAKRELSQLNRCTSPLHKLLCLRKVSLTIMQSPSHSVSLEALCADDLLSVILYLLVKTEIPNWMANLSYIKNFHFCNSTKEELSYCLTSFEAAVEFIRQGNFGLSQGRVGLGDLNDKVHFTQKINLLSQNSATPIDRLFQHIANGNEVEVQRVLSENQSDRVKGCHPLCSCDHCELRLSGSLNDPSIITPFSRDDRGYTPLHIAAICGQSLLIDLLVSKGALVNATDYHALSPLHLSCQKGYQRVTLLLLHYKAYSGAQDNNGNTPLHLACMYGHEDCVKALVYYDLHMCRLNIQNDKGDTPLHIAARWGYEGIIEVLLQNGASTTIYNKVNDSPLQCALNSKILMLLELSHNVSHRRENNDSPNRSPQASDCSSRRSSVSSTTSQSAEARPDGDRVRHKEVEKLLRAVADGDIEMVRYLLEWLDEEPEEQHAGLPSWTELCHPLCQCPHCGPTQKKLACLQASGLSVNSSSVDGFTPLHVAALHGHTALVSLFSRHEANVDARNSQSATPLHLASQNNHIQVVTSLLECNAKLNKKDHYGNTPLIHACLRGHLDTATILLQSNASVNLSNNQGNTALHEAVRGGHLVLVELLLQAGALVHMRNRRQRTALDCGKETGGKNTEILRILQKASGLSPDAEPIKLLSVPKGALAHSFVQRFKLHQHNTNGRCQKLAQSINRVEQMKKGLPSVPSINSPTAQRRKLRRGVTLESSGPFSSSPEGSPPPGYHRDSERVLSHCHTVDTEHPLFPQWARDLRHTGEVKVDTHVAEDRSHTDTPGEPDILDVSCSQLMAVQIHTHSQRPL, encoded by the exons CACTGGAGAAGCAGAGACCCGACCTGTGCAGCAGAGTGGCAGAGCTACATGGCATT GTTTTGGTGCCATGCTGTGGAAGCCTAACCCTTGGTGCATACACAGCAGCCCAGTTTGAAACCTACGTTTTACACCCATCTGGAGAAGGGTATCAGACTGTAGATGGAAAG GAGCTGACCATCCAGGACAGCTTGGTGAGACTGGGCTTAGGGTTCCAGGCCCCAGCCAATGTGCCCATCCTGTTTGAGGAGACCTTCTACAATGAGAAGGAGCAGAGCTACAGTATCCTCTGTATCGCCAGGCCCATCGACACCGACCAAAGCCCAG TGGAGGTGACGCCCAGCCCAGCCCCGTACTATCTGAAGAATGTGGAGGATGTCAGGGAGTTCCTGGGCTGCCATGTTGAGAAACTGGACAAGTTCATCAGCAGCTTTTGCCACTCATTTAAGGAGCAGGAAAAGAAGGGACTGCGACACCACATC GACTCTGTGAATTCTCTTTATACTAAATGTCTTCAGTGCCTGTTGAGAGACTCGCGCCTG AAATTGCTGGTCAAACAGGAGCTCCAGATGACTCTCCTCAAACAGGCGGTTGAG ATGTATATACATCATGGTATCTATGATTTCATCTTTAATTTTGTGGGGACTCTTGAAGCCAGCCAG GATTCTGCCTTCAACAAAACCACCAGAGGCCTGCAGGACCTGCAGCAGAAAGACTTTGGGGTCAAATCTGAATTTAG TATAAATATCCCTCGGGCCAAGAGGGAGCTGAGCCAGTTGAACCGCTGCACCTCTCCTCTACACAAACTGCTCTGCCTCAGGAAGGTGTCTCTCACAATCATGCAGTCCCCCAGCCACTCcg TTAGCTTAGAGGCTCTGTGTGCAGACGACCTTCTGTCTGTGATTCTGTACTTACTGGTGAAGACGGAAATCCCCAATTG GATGGCCAACCTGAGCTACATCAAGAACTTCCATTTCTGTAATTCCACCAAGGAGGAGCTGAGCTACTGCCTGACGTCGTTCGAGGCCGCCGTGGAGTTCATCAGACAGGGAAACTTCGGCCTGAGCCAGGGACGCGTG GGCTTAGGTGACCTGAACGACAAAGTGCATTTCACCCAGAAGATAAACCTGCTCTCCCAGAACTCTGCTACCCCCATAGACCGTCTGTTTCAG CACATAGCCAATGGTAACGAGGTGGAGGTCCAGCGTGTGTTGAGTGAGAACCAGAGTGACAGGGTAAAGGGGTGCCACCCCCTCTGCTCCTGTGACCACTGTGAGCTCCGTCTCTCTGG GAGCCTGAATGACCCCTCCATCATAACTCCCTTCTCTCGAGACGACAGGGGATACACTCCACTTCACATCGCTGCTATCTGCG GTCAGTCCCTGTTGATCGACCTGCTAGTGTCTAAGGGAGCTCTGGTGAATGCCACAGACTACCATGCCCTCTCACCCCTACACCTCTCCTGCCAGAAGGGCTACCAGCGAGTCACG CTGCTGCTCTTGCACTATAAGGCTTACTCCGGTGCCCAGGATAACAATGGCAACACTCCTCTGCACCTGGCCTGTATGTACGGACACGAGGAT TGTGTTAAAGCCCTGGTGTACTACGACCTGCACATGTGCCGTCTGAACATCCAGAATGACAAAGGCGACACCCCCCTGCACATCGCAGCCCGGTGGGGCTACGAGGGCATCATTGAGGTGCTGCTGCAGAACGGAGCCAGCACCACCATCTACAACAAGGTCAACGACTCTCCACTACAATGTGCCCTCAACTCTAAG ATTCTGATGCTATTGGAGTTGTCCCACAACGTCTCTCATAGAAGAGAGAACAATGAT tcCCCAAACCGTTCCCCCCAGGCCTCTGACTGCAGCAGCCGCCGCTCCTCTGTTTCCAGCACCACCTCCCAGAGCGCCGAGGCCAGACCCGACGGAGACAGGGTCCGACACAAAGAG GTGGAGAAGTTGCTTCGTGCGGTGGCGGATGGAGACATAGAGATGGTGCGGTACCTGTTGGAGTGGTTGGACGAGGAACCAGAGGAGCAGCATGCAGGGCTGCCATCCTGGACAGAACTGTGCCACCCACTGTGCCAGTGTCCACACTGTGGACCAACACAGAAG AAGTTGGCGTGCCTGCAGGCCAGTGGTCTGAGTGTGAACAGCAGTAGTGTGGATGGCTTCACTCCCCTCCACGTCGCAGCGCTCCATGGTCACACAGCCCTGGTGTCCCTGTTCAGCCGCCACGAGGCCAATGTTGACGCACGCAACAGCCAGAGCGCCACGCCACTGCACCTGGCCAGCCAGAACAACCACATACAG GTAGTAACATCACTGCTGGAGTGCAACGCCAAGCTGAATAAGAAGGATCACTATGGCAACACTCCTCTGATCCACGCCTGCCTGAGAGGTCACCTGGACACAGCCACTATCCTgctacag AGCAATGCGTCAGTGAACCTGTCCAACAACCAGGGGAACACGGCCCTGCATGAGGCTGTGAGGGGAGGTCACCTGGTTCTGGTGGAGCTGTTACTGCAGGCTGGAGCCCTGGTCCACATGAGGAACCGGAGACAGAGGACAGCACTGGACTGTGGCAAGGAGACTGGGGGCAAG AACACTGAGATCCTGAGGATTCTTCAGAAGGCTTCTGGACTCTCCCCTGATGCTGAACCAATCAAACTGCTCTCTGTGCCCAAGGGGGCTTTGG CCCATTCATTTGTCCAGAGGTTCAAGCTCCATCAGCATAATACCAATGGAAGATGTCAGAAGCTGGCCCAGTCAATCAACAG AGTTGAGCAGATGAAGAAAGGTCTTCCCAGTGTGCCTTCCATCAACTCACCCACTGCCCAGAGGAGGAAGCTGAGACGGGGGGTGACCCTGGAGAGCAGTGGACCTTTCAGCTCCAGCCCAGAGGGAAGCCCCCCGCCTGGGTACCACAGGGACAGCGAGAGGGTCCTGAGTCACTGTCACACCGTGGACACAGAGCACCCCCTATTCCCTCAGTGGGCCCGGGACCTGAGACACACAGGAGAGGTTAAGGTGGACACACATGTAGCCGAAGACcgttcacacacagacactcccGGTGAGCCTGACATACTTGACGTGTCATGTTCACAGCTGATGGCcgttcaaatacacacacacagccaacgaCCCCTCTAA